The following proteins are co-located in the Acanthochromis polyacanthus isolate Apoly-LR-REF ecotype Palm Island chromosome 7, KAUST_Apoly_ChrSc, whole genome shotgun sequence genome:
- the LOC127534921 gene encoding nuclear factor 7, ovary-like — translation MAEKIAVVESFLSCHVCSETFRDPVSLSCNHNFCSSCLKKFWEQTENKNCPICKRKSSKEFPGINFGLKELADSFAGRQKPGSSEIEKVEKKVEVVCSKHPEEPKLFCKDEDRAVCTVCEFSLHQNHKVVPIEQAVSDLKDQLKSELKSLQDKRDKYKQVDKMYNDVIQHTTKQLLSTERQIRAEFNKLHQFLKEEEESRLAALREEEEHKGKTISREMKRIQEHISSLSDSISAVEEELHKHKVAFLSTYKDTQTRARAQSSLSDPQLLSGALIDVAKHLGNLSFRVWEKMKDKVHFSPVILDPNTANYWVYLSDDLTSVRDGDTKQQLPDNPERITLYPEVLGSEGFSSGKHSWDVEVGDHPRWTVGLAKESIDRKGETYASPEYGFWCLKYGEEKNKYTNGADQTVIVKKSLQRIRVQLDYDRGEVSFYDSEDMTHVYTHRHTFTEKLFPYLLIGKSGDAKTTDIRICHSQISL, via the coding sequence ATGGCTGAGAAAATTGCTGTTGTTGAAAGTTTCCTGAGTTGCCACGTGTGTTCAGAGACTTTCAGAGATCCTGTATCTCTGAGCTGCAACCACAACTTCTGTTCAAGCTGCCTGAAGAAATTCTGggaacaaactgaaaacaaaaactgtccgatttgtaaaagaaaatccTCTAAAGAGTTTCCTGGGATAAACTTTGGACTGAAGGAACTGGCTGACTCCTTTGCTGGGAGACAGAAACCTGGATCATCTGAAATCGAAAAAGTAGAGAAGAAAGTGGAGGTGGTGTGCAGTAAACATCCAGAAGAACCTAAATTATTCTGTAAAGATGAAGACAGAGCTGTTTGTACTGTCTGTGAGTTTTCTCTCCACCAGAATCATAAAGTGGTTCCTATAGAACAAGCAGTCAGTGACCTGAAGGACCAGCTGAAATCTGAATTAAAGTCTCTGCAGGACAAGAGGGACAAATACAAACAAGTGGACAAAATGTACAATGATGTGATTCAACACACCACGAAGCAGCTGTTGTCCACAGAGAGGCAGATCAGAGCAGAGTTCAACAAGCTCCACCAGTTCctgaaagaggaagaggagtccAGACTGGCAGCtctgagggaggaagaggagcacaAGGGGAAGACTATCAGCAGAGAGATGAAGAGGATTCAGGAGCACATCTCCTCTCTGTCAGACAGCATCTCTGCTGTTGAAGAagagctgcacaaacacaaggtGGCGTTCCTCAGCACTTATAAAGACACTCAGACCAGAGCCAGAGCCCAGAGCTCACTGTCAGAtccacagctgctctcaggAGCACTGATAGATGTGGCCAAACACCTGGGAAACCTGTCCTTCAGAGTCTGGGAGAAGATGAAGGACAAGGTCCACTTCAGTCCTGTCATTCTGGACCCAAACACTGCAAACTACTGGGTCTATCTATCTGATGATCTGACCAGTGTGAGAGATggagacacaaagcagcaacTTCCTGATAATCCAGAGAGGATCACTCTGTATCCTGAAGTTCTGGGCTCTGAGGGCTTCAGTTCAGGGAAACACAGCTGGGATGTGGAGGTAGGAGATCATCCTCGCTGGACTGTGGGTTTGGCTAAAGAGTCAATTGACAGGAAGGGAGAGACATATGCTTCACCAGAATATGGATTCTGGTGTTTAAAATAcggtgaagaaaaaaataaatacactaaTGGTGCTGATCAGACTGTCATAGTGAAGAAGAGTCTCCAGAGGATCAGAGTCCAGCTGGACTATGACAGGGGGGAGGTGTCCTTCTATGACTCTGAAGACATGACTCACGTCtacactcacagacacacttTCACTGAGAAACTCTTCCCATATTTACTTATTGGAAAGTCTGGTGATGCAAAAACTACTGATATCAGAATCTGTCACTCTCAGATTTCTCTGTGA
- the LOC127534922 gene encoding LOW QUALITY PROTEIN: E3 ubiquitin-protein ligase TRIM35-like (The sequence of the model RefSeq protein was modified relative to this genomic sequence to represent the inferred CDS: deleted 1 base in 1 codon): MAEKIAVVESFLSCHVCSETFRDPVSLSCNHSFCSSCLQKFWEQAKNKNCPICKRKSSKDILGINFTLKELADFFAGRQKNEIMETEKVEKKVEVVCSKHSEEPRLFCKEEDRAVCTVCEFSLHQNHKVVPIEQAVSDLKDQLKSELKSLQDKRDKYKQVDKMYNDVIQHTTKQLLSTERQIRAEFNKLHQFLKEEEESRLAALREEEEHKGKTISREMKRIQEHISSLSDSISAVEEELHKHKVAFLSTYKDTQTRARAHSSLSDPQLLSGALIDVAKHLGNLSFRVWEKMKDKVHFSPVILDPSTANSWLYLSDDLTSVRHGDTEQQLPDNPERITLYPEVLGSEGFSSGKHSWEVEVGDHPRWNVGLVKESANKNEESTSPENGFWCLEHGDGEYMNGADQTVIVKKSLQRIRVQLDYDRGEVSFYHPEDMTHIYTHRDTFTEKLFPYFHIGPSGDAKTADIKICHSEISL, translated from the exons ATGGCTGAAAAAATTGCTGTTGTTGAAAGTTTCCTGAGTTGCCACGTGTGTTCAGAGACTTTCAGAGATCCTGTATCTCTGAGCTGCAACCACAGTTTCTGTTCAAGCTGCCTGCAGAAATTCTGGGaacaagctaaaaacaaaaactgtccgATCTGTAAAAGAAAATCCTCAAAAGACATTCTGGGAATAAACTTTACACTGAAGGAACTGGCTGACTTCTTTGCTGGGAGACAGAAAAACGAAATaatg gaaacagaaaaagtgGAGAAGAAAGTGGAGGTGGTGTGCAGTAAGCATTCAGAAGAACCTAGATTGTTCTGTAAAGAGGAAGACAGAGCTGTTTGTACTGTCTGTGAGTTTTCTCTCCACCAGAATCACAAAGTGGTTCCTATAGAACAAGCAGTCAGTGACCTGAAGGACCAGCTGAAATCTGAATTAAAGTCTCTGCAGGACAAGAGGGACAAATACAAACAAGTGGACAAAATGTACAATGATGTGATTCAACACACCACGAAGCAGCTGTTGTCCACAGAGAGGCAGATCAGAGCAGAGTTCAACAAGCTCCACCAGTTCctgaaagaggaagaggagtccAGACTGGCAGCtctgagggaggaagaggagcacaAGGGGAAGACTATCAGCAGAGAGATGAAGAGGATTCAGGAGCACATCTCCTCTCTGTCAGACAGCATCTCTGCTGTTGAAGAagagctgcacaaacacaaggtGGCGTTCCTCAGCACTTATAAAGACACTCAAACCAGAGCCAGAGCCCACAGCTCACTGTCAGAtccacagctgctctcaggAGCACTGATAGATGTGGCCAAACACCTGGGAAACCTGTCCTTCAGAGTCTGGGAGAAGATGAAGGACAAGGTCCACTTCAGTCCTGTCATTCTGGACCCAAGCACTGCAAACTCCTGGCTCTATCTGTCTGATGATCTGACCAGTGTGAGACACGGAGACACAGAGCAGCAACTTCCTGATAATCCAGAGAGGATCACTCTGTATCCTGAAGTTCTGGGCTCTGAGGGCTTCAGTTCAGGGAAACACAGctgggaggtggaggtgggagatCATCCTCGATGGAATGTGGGTTTGGTGAAAGAATCGGCCAACAAGAATGAAGAGTCAACATCACCAGAAAATGGATTCTGGTGTTTAGAGCATGGTGATGGAGAATACATGAATGGTGCTGATCAGACTGTCATAGTGAAGAAGAGTCTCCAGAGGATCAGAGTCCAGCTGGACTATGACAGGGGGGAGGTGTCCTTCTACCACCCTGAAGACATGACTCACATCTACACTCACAGAGACACTTTCACTGAAAAACTCTTCCCATATTTCCATATTGGACCGTCTGGTGATGCCAAAACTGCTGATATCAAAATCTGTCACTCTGAGATTTCATTGTAA
- the LOC127534843 gene encoding zinc-binding protein A33-like yields MAVTQSNSSAEMEKEEQKEKDEVVCEKHPEIPYWFCEDEQRSLCPVCEFSLHQSRKVVPIEQAVSDLKDQLKSELKSLQDKRDKYKQVEETYSEMREHTKKQLLSTERQIRAEFNKLHQFLKEEEESRLAALREEEEHKGKTISREMKRIQEHISSLSDSISAVEEELHKHKVAFLSTYKDTQTRARAQSSLSDPQLLSGALIDVAKHLGNLSFRVWEKMKDKVHFSPVILDPNTANSWLYLSDDLTSVENGDTEQQLPDNPERNTKYADVLGSEGFSSGKHSWEVEVGDHPRWNVGLVKESANKNEESTSPENGFWCLEHGDGEYMNGADQTVIVKKSLQRIRVQLDYDRGEVSFYHPEDMTRIYTHRDTFTEKLFPYFHIGPSGDAKTADIKICHSEISL; encoded by the exons ATggcagttacccag AGTAACAGTTCAGCTGAGATGGAAAAAGAAGAGCAGAAAGAGAAGGACGAGGTGGTGTGTGAGAAACATCCAGAAATTCCTTATTGGTTCTGTGAGGACGAGCAGAGATCTCTGTGTCCTGTCTGTGAGTTTTCTCTCCATCAAAGTCGCAAAGTGGTTCCGATAGAACAAGCAGTCAGTGACCTGAAGGACCAGCTGAAATCTGAATTAAAGTCTCTGCAGGACAAGAGGGACAAATACAAACAAGTGGAGGAAACGTACAGTGAAATGAGAGAACACACCAAGAAGCAGCTGTTGTCCACAGAGAGGCAGATCAGAGCAGAGTTCAACAAGCTCCACCAGTTCctgaaagaggaagaggagtccAGACTGGCAGCtctgagggaggaagaggagcacaAGGGGAAGACTATCAGCAGAGAGATGAAGAGGATTCAGGAGCACATCTCCTCTCTGTCAGACAGCATCTCTGCTGTTGAAGAagagctgcacaaacacaaggtGGCGTTCCTCAGCACTTATAAAGACACTCAGACCAGAGCCAGAGCCCAGAGCTCACTGTCAGAtccacagctgctctcaggAGCACTGATAGATGTGGCCAAACACCTGGGAAACCTGTCCTTCAGAGTGTGGGAGAAGATGAAGGACAAGGTTCACTTCAGTCCTGTCATTCTGGACCCAAACACTGCAAACTCCTGGCTCTATCTGTCTGATGATCTGACCAGTGTGGAAAATGGAGACACAGAGCAGCAACTTCCTGATAATCCAGAGAGAAACACTAAGTATGCAGATGTTCTGGGCTCTGAGGGCTTCAGTTCAGGGAAACACAGctgggaggtggaggtgggagatCATCCTCGATGGAATGTGGGTTTGGTGAAAGAATCGGCCAACAAGAATGAAGAGTCAACATCACCAGAAAATGGATTCTGGTGTTTAGAGCATGGTGATGGAGAATACATGAATGGTGCTGATCAGACTGTCATAGTGAAGAAGAGTCTCCAGAGGATCAGAGTCCAGCTGGACTATGACAGGGGGGAGGTGTCCTTCTACCACCCTGAAGACATGACTCGCATCTACACTCACAGAGACACTTTCACTGAAAAACTCTTCCCATATTTCCATATTGGACCGTCTGGTGATGCCAAAACTGCTGATATCAAAATCTGTCACTCTGAGATTTCATTGTAA
- the LOC127534920 gene encoding zinc-binding protein A33-like, translated as MEMAEKVAVFESYLSCHVCSETFRDPVSLSCNHSFCSSCLQEFWEQAKNKNCPICKTKSLTDYPSINFSLKELADSFAKRQSNSSAQMEKEEQKEKEEVVCEKHPEVPYWFCEDEQRSLCPVCEFSLHQSHKVVPIEQAVSDLKDQLKSDLKSLQDKRDKYKQVDKTYNDVIQHTKKQLLSTERQIRAEFNKLHQFLKEEEESRLAALREEEEHKGKTISREMKRIQEHISSLSDSISAVEEELHKHKVAFLSTYKDTQTRARAHSSLSDPQLLSGALIDVAKHLGNLSFRVWEKMKDKVHFSPVILDPNTAYPCLYLSDDLTSVKRGDTKQQLPDNPERITLYPEVLGSEGFSSGKHSWEVEVGDHPRWNVGLVKESANKNEASASPEYGFWCLEHGDEEYMNGADQTFRVKKSLQRIRVQLDYDRGEVSFYHSEDMTHICTHRDTFTEKLFPYFCVAPAKDAKTTDIKICHSDISLSYSGM; from the coding sequence ATGGAAATGGCTGAGAAAGTTGCTGTTTTTGAAAGTTACCTGAGTTGCCACGTGTGTTCAGAGACTTTCAGAGATCCTGTATCTCTGAGCTGCAACCACAGTTTCTGTTCAAGCTGCCTGCAGGAATTCTGGGaacaagctaaaaacaaaaactgtcctatctgtaaaacaaaatcCTTAAcagattatccatccatcaacTTCTCTCTCAAAGAACTGGCTGACTCCTTTGCTAAGAGGCAGAGTAACAGTTCAGCTCAGATGGAAAAAGAAgagcagaaagagaaggaggaggtggtgtGTGAGAAACATCCAGAAGTTCCTTATTGGTTCTGTGAGGATGAGCAGAGATCTCTGTGTCCTGTCTGTGAGTTTTCTCTCCATCAAAGTCACAAAGTGGTTCCTATAGAACAAGCAGTCAGTGACCTGAAGGACCAGCTGAAATCTGACTTAAAGTCTCTGCAGGACAAGAGGGACAAATACAAACAAGTGGACAAAACATACAACGATGTGATTCAACACACCAAGAAGCAGCTGTTGTCCACAGAGAGGCAGATCAGAGCAGAGTTCAACAAGCTCCACCAGTTCctgaaagaagaagaggagtcCAGACTGGCAGCtctgagggaggaagaggagcacaAGGGGAAGACTATCAGCAGAGAGATGAAGAGGATTCAGGAGCACATCTCCTCTCTGTCAGACAGCATCTCTGCTGTTGAAGAagagctgcacaaacacaaggtGGCGTTCCTCAGCACTTATAAAGACACTCAGACCAGAGCCAGAGCCCACAGCTCACTGTCAGATCCACAGCTGCTCTCTGGAGCACTGATAGATGTGGCCAAACACCTGGGAAACCTGTCCTTCAGAGTCTGGGAGAAGATGAAGGACAAGGTCCACTTCAGTCCTGTCATTCTGGACCCAAACACTGCATACCCCTGTCTCTATCTGTCTGATGATCTGACCAGTGTGAAACGTggagacacaaagcagcaacTTCCTGATAATCCAGAGAGGATCACTCTGTATCCTGAAGTTCTGGGCTCTGAGGGCTTCAGTTCAGGGAAACACAGctgggaggtggaggtgggagatCATCCTCGATGGAATGTGGGTTTGGTTAAAGAGTCAGCCAACAAGAATGAAGCATCAGCTTCACCAGAATATGGATTCTGGTGTTTAGAGCATGGTGATGAAGAATACATGAATGGTGCTGATCAGACTTTCAGAGTGAAGAAGAGTCTCCAGAGGATCAGAGTCCAGCTGGACTATGACAGAGGGGAGGTGTCCTTCTACCACTCTGAAGACATGACTCACATCTGCACTCACAGAGACACTTTCACTGAGAAACTCTTCCCATATTTCTGTGTTGCTCCAGCTAAAGATGCCAAAACTACTGATATCAAAATCTGTCACTCTGACATTTCATTGTCATATTCTGGGATGTGA